Proteins from a single region of Hordeum vulgare subsp. vulgare chromosome 6H, MorexV3_pseudomolecules_assembly, whole genome shotgun sequence:
- the LOC123401565 gene encoding L-arabinokinase-like produces the protein MVARGSGAEEAAPTQQRLVFAYYITGHGFGHATRALEVVRHLIGAGHDVHVVTAAPEFVFTTEIDSPSLHIRRVLLDCGAVQADALTVDRLASLEKYHQTAVVPREAILRTEVEWLNSIKADLVVSDVVPVACRAAADAGIRSVCVTNFSWDFIYAEYVVAAGNHHRSIVWQIAEDYSHCEFLLRLPGYCPMPAFRDVIDVPLVVRRLHKSRSEVRKELGIADDVKVVIFNFGGQPAGWKLKKEWLPDGWLCLVCGASDTQELPPNYIKLAKDAYTPDLMAASDCMLGKIGYGTVSEALAYKLPFVFVRRDYFNEEPFLRNMLEHYQCGIEMIRRDLLTGHWKPYLLRALTLKPCYDRPINGGEVAAHILQDTAIGKKYISGKLSGARRLRDAIVLGYQLQRAPGRDVGIPEWYSLSEKEIGVRAAVAPASCRISGSAESSFEDFEILHGDMQGLTDTMAFLTSLSGLVGNDPRMPEKQSRERTAASVLFDLEEDIYVARAPGRLDVMGGIADYSGSLVLQMPIREACHVAIQRSNPIKQKLWKHTQARQLANGAVPVLQIVSFGSELSNRAPTFDMDLSDFMDGDKPISYGKAKEYFSQDPSQKWAAYVAGTILVLMTELGVRFTDSMSILVSSSVPEGKGVSSSASVEVATMSAIAAVYGLNIAPRDLAILCQKVENHIVGAPCGVMDQMTSACGEANKLLAMVCQPAEVKELVSIPTHIRFWGLDSGIRHSVGGTDYGSVRVGTYMGRKMIKCAASDLISQSFPSTPAQSCDASEEYEKYGVELLKSEASLQYLCNLPPHRYEAAYARDIPELITGDEFMKKYGDHNDAVTVVDPKRSYSVKAPTRHPIYENFRVEAFKALLTAAKTDEQLSALGELMYQCHYSYNACGLGSDGTDRLVNLVQEIQHRKTTSQHGGPSLFGAKITGGGSGGSVCVIGKNSLKSSEEIFEIQKRYKAATGYLPVVFEGSSPGAGKFGYLKIRWRSA, from the exons ATGGTGGCCCGGGGAAGCGGCgccgaggaggcggcgccgaCGCAGCAGCGCCTCGTCTTCGCCTACTACATCACCGGCCACGGCTTCGGCCACGCCACCCGCGCCCTCGAG GTGGTGAGGCACCTGATCGGCGCGGGGCACGACGTGCACGTGGTCACCGCCGCGCCGGAGTTCGTCTTCACCACCGAGATCGACTCCCCCAGCCTCCACATCCGCAGGGTCCTGCTCGACTGCGGCGCCGTGCAGGCCGACGCGCTCACCGTCGACCGGCTCGCGTCCCTCGAGAAG TACCACCAGACGGCCGTGGTGCCCCGCGAGGCCATACTCAGGACTGAAGTGGAGTGGCTCAACTCAATCAAAGCCGACCTAGTG GTTTCGGATGTTGTCCCCGTGGCGTGTAGGGCGGCTGCAGATGCTGGCATTCGTTCCGTGTGCGTCACCAACTTCAG TTGGGACTTCATTTATGCAGAGTATGTTGTAGCAGCTGGAAATCATCATCGCTCAATTGTGTGGCAG ATAGCAGAGGATTACTCACACTGTGAGTTCTTACTACGACTCCCTGGATACTGCCCTA TGCCTGCTTTCCGTGATGTTAttgatgtgcctcttgtggtcaGAAGATTACATAAATCTAGATCCGAG GTGAGAAAGGAACTAGGGATTGCAGATGATGTTAAGGTGGTCATTTTCAACTTTGGAGGACAG CCGGCAGGATGGAAATTGAAGAAAGAGTGGTTGCCTGATGGTTGGCTTTGTTTG GTATGTGGTGCATCTGATACTCAAGAGCTTCCTCCAAATTATATCAAGCTCGCAAAGGATGCGTACACACCTGATTTAATGGCAGCATCTGACTGCATGCTTG GGAAAATTGGATAtggtaccgtgagtgaggctttgGCATACAAGCTGCCATTTGTATTTGTTCGTAGAGATTATTTCAATGAGGAGCCTTTTTTGCGGAATATGCTTGAG CATTATCAATGTGGCATTGAGATGATACGGAGGGATTTACTTACTGGACATTGGAAACCTTATCTGCTACGTGCTTTAACACTTAAGCCCTGCTATGATCGTCCAATAAACGGTGGCGAG GTGGCTGCACATATCCTCCAGGATACTGCTATCGGGAAGAAGTATATTTCAGGCAAG TTGAGCGGAGCAAGACGATTACGTGATGCCATAGTGCTAGGATACCAACTACAGAGGGCTCCGGGGAGAGATGTAGGAATTCCTGAATGGTATTCTCTCTCCGAGAAAGAAATCGGTGTCCGCGCAGCAGTAGCACCGGCGTCTTGTCGGATTAGTGGAAGTGCAGAATC ATCTTTTGAGGACTTTGAGATTCTCCATGGAGACATGCAAGGATTAACTGATACTATGGCTTTCTTGACGAGTTTATCTGGACTTGTTGGAAATGATCCAAGGATGCCTGAGAAGCAATCCCGAGAAAGGACTGCTGCTTCTGTACTCTTTGACTTGGAG GAGGATATATATGTTGCAAGAGCACCTGGAAGATTAGATGTGATGGGTGGTATTGCAGATTATTCAGGAAGTCTTGTACTGCAG ATGCCCATTCGAGAGGCCTGTCATGTTGCTATTCAGAGAAGCAATCCTATCAAGCAGAAGCTATGGAAGCATACTCAGGCTAGACAGCTAGCAAATGGAGCAGTGCCAGTTTTACAAATT GTATCATTTGGCTCTGAATTGAGTAACCGTGCACCAACATTTGATATGGACCTGTCTGATTTTATGGATGGTGACAAACCAATATCCTATGGAAAGGCCAAAGAATATTTCTCCCAGGACCCATCACAAAA ATGGGCTGCCTATGTTGCTGGAACAATTCTTGTGTTGATGACTGAACTAGGTGTCCGGTTCACAGACAGCATGAGCATTTTG GTTTCTTCTTCTGTTCCTGAAGGCAAAGGTGTCTCATCTTCTGCATCAGTGGAGGTTGCTACCATGTCTGCTATTGCTGCTGTCTATG GTTTAAATATTGCTCCAAGGGATCTTGCTATACTCTGTCAAAAG GTTGAGAATCACATTGTTGGAGCTCCTTGTGGTGTGATGGACCAAATGACATCTGCTTGCGGAGAAGCCAACAAACTTCTTGCAATGGTTTGCCAG CCTGCAGAAGTGAAAGAATTGGTTAGCATTCCAACCCACATACGATTTTGGGGTCTCGACTCTGGGATACGGCATAG TGTTGGTGGGACTGATTACGGATCTGTGAGGGTAGGCACATATATGGGACGCAAGATGATTAAGTGTGCTGCATCTGATCTAATTTCTCAATCATTTCCGTCTACTCCTGCGCAATCGTGCGACGCttctgaagaatatgaaaaatatggtgtggagcttCTGAAATCTGAAGCTTCGCTGCAGTATTTATGCAACCTACCACCTCATAG GTATGAAGCTGCCTATGCGAGAGATATCCCTGAGCTCATTACTGGGGATGAGTTTATGAAGAAATATGGAGATCACAACGATGCAGTAACAGTTGTTGACCCAAAAAGATCTTACAGTGTGAAGGCCCCCACTAGACATCCCATCTACGAGAACTTCCGCGTTGAG GCCTTCAAAGCATTGTTAACAGCAGCCAAAACAGACGAGCAACTGTCAGCGCTTGGAGAACTTATGTATCAG TGCCATTACAGCTATAATGCTTGCGGGCTTGGTTCTGATGGGACTGACAGGCTAGTGAATCTAGTACAAGAAATCCAGCACAGAAAGACTACCTCGCAGCATGGAGGCCCGAGTCTATTTGGTGCAAAGATCACTGGTGGAGGTTCTGGTGGTTCAGTTTGTGTTATTGGGAAAAACAGCCTGAAAAGTAGTGAAGAGATTTTCGAG ATCCAGAAAAGATACAAAGCAGCCACGGGTTACCTACCGGTTGTCTTCGAGGGTTCGTCTCCCGGTGCTGGCAAATTTGGGTACCTGAAGATCCGATGGCGGTCGGCATAA